TTTCTAGGGTTTTTAGTTGGGGTATTACTCGCACCTTTTATTGTAAAAGCAATTGGACGTCGAGCGATACTATTACTTGCACTATCACTTTTCGCTGTATCTCAACTTGCATTATTTTTTCTAATTCCATGGGAGATCCTCTTAATCATTATTCCGTTTGGCGGAGCAGGATTCGGTATGATTGAAACGGTTTTAGCCGGAATGATTATTGGGAAGCTTAAAGAAAAAAAAGCCTCCATTATGGTGCTTACAGAAGTGTTTTTTGGTGTCGGTGCACTTGCCATACCTGCACTTGCTGCTTTTTTTATAGCAAGTGGTCAATGGAATATGATTTTTATGGTAGTTAGTCTAATTGTATTCACTTGCATACTATTATGGATGTTTCTACGGTTCGATGAATATGAGCCTTTATTTAAAAAAGAGCTTGTCGACAAACACGCACCAGCTCCAATAAAGCTATCTTACCCTAAAGTCACGTGGCCTTTAATTGTACTTGGTTCGTTCTTTTTCTTTTTATATGTTGGTGTGGAGATGACATTTCCTAACTATCTTCCATCCATTTTGTCGATGACATCAGATCTCACACCTGCCATTTTAGCCATAAGTATTACCGTTTTTTGGGGAGCCATGACCATTGGACGCTTCATTATGTTCTTTACAATAGAGCGGATCGGTATCAGTCGATTATTTGTGATCACCGTCATTGGTCAGTTAGTTGCACTTGGATTGTTTGCAGCATCCCCCCATTACATCGTTAGCTTTATTGTAATCTTTTTTGCTGGATTATTAATGGGAGGTATCTTCTCACTTGGTTTACTTGTGTTGAATGAAGG
The nucleotide sequence above comes from Alkalicoccobacillus plakortidis. Encoded proteins:
- a CDS encoding MFS transporter gives rise to the protein MRKLIWMACLAYLLTGFGHIIIGSVLEPMIHHYDLSYSDGGQLIMNQFLGFLVGVLLAPFIVKAIGRRAILLLALSLFAVSQLALFFLIPWEILLIIIPFGGAGFGMIETVLAGMIIGKLKEKKASIMVLTEVFFGVGALAIPALAAFFIASGQWNMIFMVVSLIVFTCILLWMFLRFDEYEPLFKKELVDKHAPAPIKLSYPKVTWPLIVLGSFFFFLYVGVEMTFPNYLPSILSMTSDLTPAILAISITVFWGAMTIGRFIMFFTIERIGISRLFVITVIGQLVALGLFAASPHYIVSFIVIFFAGLLMGGIFSLGLLVLNEGIPGLEDRTTSLLIAMGGLGGAFLPRLTGSLLDQYPIEVTLWTLFGFSVLMAILMLLIFGFRKRLI